A window from Salinigranum halophilum encodes these proteins:
- a CDS encoding DUF7860 family protein, producing MAGRYGDIDYPRTTKRGMLLGAALFAVGVLGEVVGSAFFGPLPAWEHTLFFDLEVLGVVLLLVVPFVFGIALPLTE from the coding sequence ATGGCAGGACGATACGGAGATATCGACTACCCTCGGACGACGAAACGCGGAATGCTCCTCGGGGCGGCGCTCTTCGCCGTCGGCGTCCTCGGTGAGGTCGTCGGCTCGGCGTTCTTCGGCCCGCTGCCCGCGTGGGAACACACGCTCTTTTTCGACCTCGAAGTGCTCGGCGTCGTGCTCCTCCTCGTGGTCCCGTTCGTCTTCGGAATCGCGCTCCCGCTGACGGAGTAG
- a CDS encoding ribose-phosphate diphosphokinase has product MIVPGSRSQALAAALATTLDDTLAVPEFDRFPDGETFAAVPAAGADTPERAVVVAATPSNDAYVELLQLQDALREAGVESLVTVIPYMGYARQDKVFEPGQPISARAMARAVSTSTDRVVLVTPHEPAVREFFDVPVDIVDAADRLAVPLAGLDTPLDDPLFLSPDDGAIDLARAVRDAHGAGGTDYFEKTRHSGTEVSIEPSDAPVEGRDVVITDDIIATGSTMAESVAVLRERGADRIFTACVHPLLARAARTKLEAAGVERVYGTDTLERDVSVVSAAPVVADVL; this is encoded by the coding sequence ATGATAGTACCAGGTTCGCGGTCGCAGGCGCTGGCTGCGGCGCTCGCGACGACGCTCGACGACACCCTCGCCGTCCCCGAATTTGATCGGTTTCCGGACGGGGAGACGTTCGCGGCGGTGCCGGCGGCCGGGGCGGACACGCCCGAGCGGGCCGTCGTCGTCGCCGCGACGCCCTCGAACGACGCCTACGTCGAACTGCTCCAGCTGCAGGACGCCCTCCGAGAGGCGGGCGTCGAATCGCTCGTGACCGTCATCCCGTACATGGGGTACGCGCGCCAGGACAAGGTGTTCGAGCCCGGTCAGCCCATCTCCGCGCGGGCGATGGCGCGGGCGGTCTCGACCAGTACCGACCGGGTCGTGCTCGTCACACCACACGAACCCGCGGTGCGGGAGTTCTTCGACGTCCCGGTCGACATCGTCGACGCCGCCGACCGGCTCGCCGTGCCACTCGCCGGCCTCGACACGCCGCTCGACGACCCGCTCTTCCTCTCGCCGGACGACGGTGCCATCGACCTCGCGCGGGCGGTCCGCGACGCGCACGGGGCGGGCGGCACCGACTACTTCGAGAAGACGCGTCACTCGGGGACCGAGGTGAGCATCGAGCCGTCTGACGCGCCAGTCGAGGGGCGGGACGTCGTCATCACGGACGATATCATCGCCACGGGGTCGACGATGGCCGAGTCCGTGGCCGTCCTCCGCGAGCGTGGGGCCGACCGCATCTTCACCGCCTGCGTCCACCCCCTCCTCGCGCGGGCCGCGCGGACGAAACTCGAAGCCGCCGGCGTCGAACGGGTGTACGGGACCGACACGCTGGAGCGCGACGTCAGCGTCGTCAGCGCCGCCCCGGTGGTGGCGGACGTACTGTAG
- a CDS encoding HVO_0234 family beta-propeller protein: MTDGDLSIEEKRVFSSKAGKTEAFVAAGVGCVVVDVSGDLVGGFRVDHHCTARDVAGRDGRIAVATDEDVLLAPGYEATGFGPAVGVGLTADEVVAVGEDGRVGRLGFDAALDGASWRTVGSVDDPRAVDGRLVAAEDGVFRVSDRDLRHAGLDDVRDVAAAGPFAATGTGLFYLGNGWMVVEAGAWDVVDAAPDGRAHAVGAPGIRRRTERDGGEWRTVDRTDLATDETPIEFAYGDDVVCAITGEGTFLVDAGDGSRTQALGLRDVGGVAIP, from the coding sequence ATGACCGACGGCGACCTCTCCATCGAAGAGAAACGGGTCTTCTCGTCGAAGGCTGGTAAGACCGAGGCGTTCGTCGCCGCGGGGGTTGGCTGTGTCGTGGTCGACGTCTCGGGGGACCTGGTCGGCGGCTTTCGGGTCGACCACCACTGTACCGCGCGGGACGTCGCCGGACGCGACGGACGAATCGCCGTCGCCACCGACGAGGACGTCCTGCTCGCCCCAGGCTACGAGGCGACAGGGTTCGGCCCGGCGGTGGGGGTGGGGCTCACCGCCGACGAGGTCGTCGCCGTCGGCGAAGACGGGCGAGTCGGTCGGCTCGGGTTCGACGCGGCCCTCGACGGGGCGTCGTGGCGAACCGTCGGGAGCGTCGACGACCCGCGTGCGGTCGACGGACGGCTCGTCGCGGCCGAAGACGGCGTCTTCCGCGTCTCCGACCGTGACCTCCGCCACGCCGGCCTCGACGACGTCCGAGACGTGGCCGCGGCCGGGCCGTTCGCCGCGACTGGAACGGGACTGTTCTATCTGGGGAACGGCTGGATGGTGGTCGAAGCGGGTGCGTGGGACGTCGTCGACGCGGCACCGGACGGACGCGCGCACGCCGTCGGAGCACCCGGCATCAGACGGCGCACCGAGCGGGACGGCGGCGAGTGGCGCACCGTCGACCGCACGGACCTCGCGACAGACGAGACGCCCATCGAGTTCGCGTACGGTGACGACGTCGTCTGCGCGATTACCGGTGAGGGGACGTTCCTCGTCGACGCGGGCGACGGGTCGCGAACGCAGGCGCTCGGCCTCCGCGACGTCGGCGGCGTGGCCATCCCCTGA
- a CDS encoding tRNA (guanine(26)-N(2))-dimethyltransferase, whose translation MLVSEGGAAVEVPEARDGASDGSGDGVFFNPTQELNRDVTVAVLRAYRDRDPRAASYLDAMAASGIRGVRAGLAGYDVTCADVDADAVQLAQANLARNDLDGAAVHRDVNALLHDEGPFDVVDIDPFGTPIPFVDSAFANTRDLVCVTATDTAPLCGAHYNSGVRKYATVPQNTEYHAEMGLRVLVSALVRTAARYDTAAVPVLSHVTRHYARTYLELDHRATSADSTLEELGYVYHCDQCLHREHEFGLVAHPPDECAHCGASVRTAGPIWLGAVRDAAFTHTVHDAVTDDMGEAKAARSLLETLAAEVETPTHYDQHKLCKQWGLPAPAMDEFVEALRAAGHEASRAHYHGTALKTTATVAEMRAATSDLF comes from the coding sequence ATGCTCGTCAGCGAAGGGGGCGCCGCGGTCGAGGTGCCCGAAGCCCGCGACGGCGCCTCCGACGGGAGTGGCGACGGCGTCTTCTTCAACCCGACGCAGGAACTCAACCGCGACGTCACCGTCGCGGTCCTCCGCGCCTACCGCGACCGCGACCCCCGCGCGGCGTCGTACCTCGACGCGATGGCCGCCTCGGGAATCAGAGGGGTTCGTGCCGGCCTCGCCGGCTACGACGTGACCTGTGCCGACGTCGACGCCGACGCCGTCCAGTTGGCGCAGGCGAACCTCGCGCGGAACGACCTCGACGGCGCGGCGGTCCACCGCGACGTCAACGCGCTCTTGCACGACGAGGGGCCGTTCGACGTCGTCGACATCGACCCGTTCGGCACACCCATCCCCTTCGTCGACAGCGCCTTCGCCAACACCCGTGACCTCGTCTGCGTGACGGCGACGGACACCGCACCGCTCTGTGGTGCGCATTACAACTCCGGTGTGCGCAAGTACGCGACAGTCCCACAGAACACCGAATACCACGCCGAGATGGGGCTGCGCGTGCTCGTCTCGGCGCTCGTCCGCACCGCCGCCCGCTACGACACTGCCGCCGTCCCCGTCCTGTCACACGTCACCCGCCATTACGCGCGGACCTACCTCGAACTCGACCACCGCGCGACCAGCGCCGACTCGACGCTGGAGGAACTGGGCTACGTCTACCACTGCGACCAGTGTCTCCACCGCGAGCACGAGTTCGGTCTCGTCGCCCATCCGCCCGACGAGTGTGCTCACTGTGGCGCGTCGGTTCGCACGGCCGGCCCCATCTGGCTCGGGGCGGTTCGAGACGCGGCGTTCACCCACACTGTTCACGACGCGGTGACCGACGACATGGGCGAGGCGAAGGCGGCGCGGTCGCTCCTGGAGACGCTCGCCGCCGAGGTCGAGACGCCGACTCACTACGACCAGCACAAACTCTGTAAGCAGTGGGGACTCCCCGCGCCCGCGATGGACGAGTTCGTCGAGGCCCTCCGAGCGGCAGGCCACGAGGCGTCTCGTGCGCACTACCACGGCACCGCGCTCAAGACGACGGCGACGGTCGCGGAGATGCGAGCGGCGACGAGCGACCTGTTTTGA
- a CDS encoding YihY/virulence factor BrkB family protein translates to MATRSSMGTARTVLNTVREKEVTFLAASISYYILVSLVPLLVLALVVAVLVGGEPFRAQIMAQVNANLPAGEALIGQALADRTSQGSLGVVSLLLTVWGSLKVFRGLDTAFGRIYAVAGRGIVDQLKDGAAALVSIGVGVAGVVVLGSLIALLDSALVDLAGPFLLLGTLTVAFLPLYYILPDVDVSVREVLPGTVFAALGWAVLGTVFGIYAQQAGGSVAGALGALLLLMTWFYFSGILILTGAVVNAVTGGRTGDDRDRQLQHAGGRRDESAEMSEGEPDFEGRVEPSGAPDISDLERQVEELRADLDDFERDVDERTLPKADVEAELKRYVRRRMRRGKARGWGPYLVLLYGTVMTLGAFFFLDGVWAIVAMLVLFLSTLGLYTLFILVGVGFNALSVPARAADAVRDRRS, encoded by the coding sequence ATGGCTACACGTTCTTCGATGGGAACCGCCCGCACCGTCTTGAACACGGTTCGTGAGAAGGAGGTGACGTTCCTCGCGGCAAGCATCTCGTACTACATCCTCGTCTCGCTCGTCCCGCTCTTGGTGCTGGCGCTCGTCGTCGCCGTCCTCGTCGGCGGCGAGCCGTTCCGGGCGCAGATCATGGCACAGGTCAACGCCAACCTCCCCGCGGGGGAGGCGCTCATCGGGCAGGCGCTCGCCGACCGGACCTCACAGGGAAGCCTCGGCGTCGTGAGCCTCTTGCTCACGGTCTGGGGGTCGCTGAAGGTGTTCCGCGGGCTCGACACGGCGTTCGGGCGAATCTACGCCGTCGCCGGTCGGGGCATCGTCGACCAGCTGAAAGACGGGGCTGCAGCGCTCGTCTCCATCGGCGTGGGCGTCGCCGGTGTCGTCGTCCTCGGGAGCCTCATCGCCCTCCTCGACTCGGCGCTCGTCGACCTCGCCGGCCCCTTCTTGCTCCTCGGCACGCTCACCGTCGCGTTCCTTCCCCTCTACTACATCCTCCCCGACGTCGACGTCTCGGTTCGAGAGGTCCTCCCGGGGACGGTGTTCGCGGCACTCGGGTGGGCCGTCCTGGGGACGGTGTTCGGTATCTACGCCCAGCAGGCCGGGGGGAGCGTCGCGGGCGCGCTCGGTGCCTTGTTGTTGTTGATGACGTGGTTCTACTTCTCGGGTATCCTCATTCTCACCGGCGCCGTCGTCAACGCGGTCACCGGCGGGCGGACGGGTGATGACCGGGACCGGCAGCTACAACACGCGGGAGGCCGACGTGACGAATCAGCAGAAATGAGCGAGGGCGAACCCGACTTCGAAGGCAGGGTCGAACCGAGCGGTGCGCCTGACATCTCCGACCTCGAACGCCAGGTGGAGGAACTCCGGGCCGACCTCGACGACTTCGAACGCGACGTGGACGAACGGACGCTCCCCAAAGCCGACGTCGAAGCCGAGCTGAAACGCTACGTCCGACGGCGGATGCGCCGGGGGAAAGCGCGCGGCTGGGGGCCGTACCTCGTGTTGCTGTACGGGACGGTGATGACGCTCGGCGCGTTCTTCTTCCTCGACGGCGTCTGGGCCATCGTCGCCATGCTCGTGCTGTTCTTGTCGACGCTCGGGCTCTACACCCTCTTCATCCTCGTCGGCGTCGGGTTCAACGCGCTCTCGGTCCCCGCGCGCGCCGCCGACGCGGTTCGCGACCGGCGGAGCTAG
- a CDS encoding DedA family protein translates to MVSVDAFTQALIGFIQTYGYLALFVFIVLETAWIIHFAPSEVIIPVAAAYLVTTPEEFALFVAVGTVGAVIGSLLAYYLFGVNGDRVLQRYGHVLRVPESEVERSKAWFRRWGEGLMFWGRVVPVLRTPISVPAGFARMSVRTFTVYSFGGWAIYNAALVWLVYAEAGERAPIDYVIEPLGRAAESSPTLLAAVGLVACLGGAAWWWRRRQAV, encoded by the coding sequence GTGGTCTCGGTCGATGCGTTCACGCAGGCACTCATCGGCTTCATCCAGACGTACGGCTACCTCGCGCTGTTCGTCTTCATCGTCTTAGAGACGGCGTGGATCATCCACTTCGCCCCCTCCGAGGTAATCATCCCCGTCGCCGCGGCGTATCTGGTCACGACTCCCGAGGAGTTCGCGCTGTTCGTCGCGGTCGGGACGGTCGGTGCGGTCATCGGGAGCCTGCTCGCGTACTACCTCTTCGGCGTCAACGGTGACCGTGTCCTCCAGCGGTACGGACACGTCCTGCGCGTGCCCGAATCGGAGGTCGAACGGAGCAAGGCGTGGTTCCGTCGGTGGGGCGAGGGGCTGATGTTCTGGGGTCGGGTCGTCCCGGTCCTCCGCACGCCCATCTCGGTCCCCGCGGGCTTCGCTCGGATGAGTGTCCGAACGTTCACCGTCTACTCGTTCGGCGGGTGGGCCATCTACAACGCCGCCCTGGTGTGGCTCGTCTACGCCGAGGCGGGTGAACGCGCGCCGATCGACTACGTCATCGAGCCGCTCGGGCGGGCGGCCGAGTCAAGCCCGACGCTCCTCGCCGCGGTCGGCCTCGTCGCCTGTCTCGGCGGCGCGGCGTGGTGGTGGCGGCGGCGGCAGGCGGTCTGA
- a CDS encoding phosphatase PAP2 family protein, translating into MRGLGELAVVSEFPPVVVELFGLLTTLGDPWPLLGGLALLYAVSDRLGLDRRRVGFVFATAFVALGVTLALKSAFALPRPPGALEDGYGFPSGHALGATVVWGTAALALDTGRRRVRLALAALVVPIVAASRVVIGVHYLVDVVVGTVAGVALVGAVLAATWRDRTEPPSHAAVDRVFAAAAVAALVALFLSGSVNTLLTVGATLGGWVGWRAVEPTVEPVGRSLPPRGTAVTVVGLPVVLGGLLSVGAAAEAAAISDLLTMGLAGGCVGLLFVLPRVAGRLVE; encoded by the coding sequence ATGCGCGGACTCGGTGAACTCGCCGTCGTCTCTGAGTTTCCCCCCGTCGTCGTCGAACTGTTCGGGCTCCTCACCACCCTCGGTGACCCGTGGCCTCTCCTCGGTGGGCTCGCCCTGCTCTACGCCGTCTCCGACCGCCTCGGCCTCGACCGTCGCCGCGTCGGCTTCGTCTTCGCCACCGCCTTCGTCGCCCTCGGGGTGACGCTCGCGCTGAAATCGGCGTTCGCGCTCCCCCGTCCGCCCGGCGCGCTCGAAGACGGCTACGGCTTCCCGAGCGGCCACGCGCTCGGGGCGACCGTCGTCTGGGGGACGGCGGCGCTCGCGCTCGACACCGGCCGACGCCGCGTCCGCCTCGCGCTCGCGGCCCTCGTGGTCCCCATCGTCGCCGCCTCTCGCGTCGTCATCGGCGTCCACTACCTCGTCGACGTCGTCGTCGGCACCGTCGCGGGGGTCGCCCTCGTCGGTGCCGTCCTCGCAGCCACGTGGCGCGACCGTACCGAGCCGCCCTCACACGCTGCGGTCGACCGCGTGTTCGCTGCCGCCGCCGTCGCCGCCCTCGTCGCGCTCTTCCTGTCGGGCTCCGTGAACACGCTCTTGACCGTCGGCGCGACGCTCGGCGGGTGGGTCGGGTGGCGCGCCGTCGAACCCACGGTCGAACCCGTGGGACGGTCGCTCCCGCCACGAGGAACGGCCGTCACCGTCGTCGGCCTCCCGGTCGTTCTCGGTGGCCTCCTCTCGGTCGGTGCTGCCGCGGAGGCGGCGGCCATCTCCGACCTGCTGACGATGGGGCTCGCCGGTGGCTGCGTCGGACTGTTGTTCGTGCTGCCGCGCGTGGCCGGGCGGCTCGTCGAGTGA
- the glnA gene encoding type I glutamate--ammonia ligase, with product MTDEHTAPDGGLTDEAQAVLDEIEEKNVNFLRLQFTDILGTVKNVSVPASQAEKAFTEGIYFDGSSIEGFVRIQESDMRLKPDPSTFAVLPWRSTESGSAARFMCDVIDTSTGEPFTGDPRYVLKQALARAEEMGYEVNAAPEPEFFLFEEDEDGRATTKTNDAGGYFDVAPKDLASDVRRDIIYGLEEMGFEMEASHHEVAEGQHEINFKYDDALSTADNVATFRMVVRAIAAEHGYHATFMPKPIPRINGSGMHTHISLFTEDGENAFHDDDDEFNLSETAHSFLAGVLEHAPALAAITNPTVNSYKRLVPGYEAPVYVAWSDRNRSALIRKPAARVPAASRIEARFPDPSCNPYLALAVLIHAGLDGIEAGLEAPDPIRENIYEFDEAKREEYGITTLPSNLGEALDALEADEAVQEALGTHVYEKFVEAKTHEYDEFRIDVSQWELDQYLEKF from the coding sequence ATGACGGACGAACACACAGCACCAGATGGCGGTCTGACTGACGAAGCACAAGCAGTATTGGACGAAATCGAAGAGAAGAACGTCAATTTCCTCCGACTCCAGTTCACCGATATTCTCGGAACCGTGAAGAACGTCTCCGTGCCGGCGTCGCAGGCCGAGAAGGCGTTCACCGAGGGAATCTACTTCGACGGGTCCTCCATCGAGGGGTTCGTCCGTATCCAGGAGTCCGACATGCGGCTCAAACCCGACCCGTCGACGTTCGCGGTGTTGCCGTGGCGCAGCACCGAGTCGGGCTCTGCAGCCCGGTTCATGTGCGACGTCATCGACACCTCGACCGGCGAGCCCTTCACGGGCGACCCGCGCTACGTCCTGAAACAAGCGCTCGCCCGCGCCGAGGAGATGGGCTACGAGGTCAACGCCGCACCCGAGCCCGAGTTCTTCCTGTTCGAGGAGGACGAAGACGGCCGCGCGACGACGAAGACGAACGACGCCGGCGGCTACTTCGACGTCGCCCCCAAGGACCTCGCGAGTGACGTCCGTCGTGACATCATCTACGGCCTCGAAGAGATGGGCTTCGAGATGGAGGCCAGCCACCACGAGGTCGCCGAGGGCCAACACGAGATCAACTTCAAGTACGACGATGCGCTCTCGACGGCGGACAACGTCGCGACGTTCCGGATGGTCGTCCGCGCCATCGCGGCCGAACACGGCTACCACGCGACGTTCATGCCGAAACCCATCCCGCGCATCAACGGCTCCGGGATGCACACCCACATCTCGCTGTTCACCGAGGACGGCGAGAACGCGTTCCACGACGACGACGACGAGTTCAACCTGAGCGAGACGGCTCACTCCTTCCTCGCGGGGGTCCTCGAGCACGCCCCGGCGCTCGCCGCCATCACCAACCCGACGGTCAACAGCTACAAGCGACTCGTCCCCGGCTACGAGGCACCCGTCTACGTCGCCTGGTCCGACCGGAACCGCTCGGCGCTCATCCGCAAGCCGGCCGCGCGCGTCCCGGCCGCCTCGCGTATCGAGGCGCGCTTCCCCGACCCGTCCTGCAACCCCTACCTCGCGCTCGCCGTGCTCATCCACGCCGGGCTCGACGGCATCGAGGCGGGTCTCGAAGCCCCCGACCCGATCCGCGAGAACATCTACGAGTTCGACGAGGCCAAGCGCGAGGAGTACGGCATCACGACGCTGCCGTCGAACCTCGGCGAGGCGCTCGACGCGCTCGAGGCCGACGAGGCCGTCCAGGAGGCGCTGGGCACTCACGTGTACGAGAAGTTCGTCGAGGCCAAGACCCACGAGTACGACGAGTTCCGCATCGACGTCTCGCAGTGGGAACTCGACCAGTACCTCGAGAAGTTCTGA